A single region of the Zootoca vivipara chromosome 2, rZooViv1.1, whole genome shotgun sequence genome encodes:
- the CD63 gene encoding CD63 antigen, translating to MGVDGGMKCVKFLVFFFNFIFWLCGIALIALGIYVQIELKHTLVMTSASASGPPIVILAVGVIVFFISFFGCCGALKENYCMVTTFAVLLTLIFLVEIAAAIAGYIYKDEIKAVIDKEIRAEIAVYKNDGKVAKVLDDLQEKYSCCGAFNYTDWFNGTTSSNIPPSCCKRNDTDCRNNPTVDRINQEGCVVKIEAWLRKHIIIVAGVALGIAFFELLGIIFACCLMKGIRSGYEVM from the exons ATGGGGGTCGACGGTGGTATGAAATGCGTTAAATTCCTGGTTTTTTTCTTCAACTTCATTTTCTGG CTCTGCGGCATTGCTCTGATTGCCTTGGGCATTTATGTACAGATTGAACTCAAACACACTCTGGTGATGACCAGCGCCTCTGCTTCGGGCCCTCCCATTGTCATCCTGGCTGTTGGAGTTATAGTCTTCTTCATCTCCTTCTTTGGCTGCTGCGGAGCATTAAAAGAGAACTACTGCATGGTCACCACG TTTGCTGTGCTGCTGACACTGATCTTCCTGGTGGAGATTGCAGCTGCCATTGCTGGCTACATCTACAAAGATGAG atCAAAGCAGTGATTGACAAAGAAATCCGGGCAGAAATAGCAGTCTACAAAAACGATGGAAAGGTTGCCAAGGTGTTGGATGACTTGCAGGAGAAG TATAGCTGTTGTGGAGCCTTCAATTACACGGATTGGTTTAATGGAACGACGTCCTCAAATATACCTCCATCATGCTGCAAACGCAATGACACCGATTGCCGAAACAATCCAACCGTGGACAGAATCAACCAGGAG gGCTGTGTGGTAAAAATAGAAGCCTGGTTGAGAAAACACATCATAATTGTAGCTGGAGTGGCATTGGGCATTGCCTTCTTTGAG CTCCTGGGCATCATTTTTGCTTGTTGTCTCATGAAAGGAATCCGCAGTGGCTATGAGGTTATGTAG